A region from the Pseudomonas sp. KU26590 genome encodes:
- a CDS encoding DUF3999 domain-containing protein, translating to MKRVRSVQLSRQFAIKAALLAPLLGSLLCAAPLSQAEDLPDDFTTHAPLSVSGEGPWYRLELPLGVQLNARQSTLNDVRVFNADGQAQPYAITQSPPQRAADASPVSVKWFPLYDSDGARDAEPKIRVERTPNGTLVEVQPQGEIEAGEEILRGWLLDTSAINAPLDQLILDWSSEHDGFQRFSIEASDDLQHWQRWGEGQVARLSFAEELVEQRVVNLPGRSARYLRLLWKSPQSAPTLNAVQLISTQPGVLPLSWSPAINGRVEKPGVYVWQLPVALPLERMRIDIAQPNSLAPATLYGRRDSNASWQLIDNGLLYRLSQNGQDVVQDEMELPGNIVQQLKLEVDDRGGGLGKDAPTLSFAVRATQLVFLGRGAPPYSLAVGNATVKSAALPLATLIPGVSPEKLAALGSASMASVPVAPVAAAAPVDASGPDMKRIGLWAVLILGVMFLAWMALGTLRGSRSK from the coding sequence ATGAAGCGTGTGAGGAGTGTTCAGTTGAGTCGTCAGTTCGCCATCAAGGCTGCCCTGCTTGCCCCGTTGCTGGGCTCGCTGCTGTGCGCGGCCCCGCTCAGCCAGGCGGAGGATCTGCCGGATGATTTCACCACCCATGCGCCCCTGAGCGTCAGCGGCGAAGGCCCTTGGTATCGGCTGGAATTGCCCCTCGGGGTGCAGTTGAATGCGCGCCAGAGCACTCTCAACGACGTGCGCGTTTTCAATGCGGACGGCCAGGCCCAACCCTACGCCATTACCCAAAGCCCGCCCCAGCGTGCCGCCGACGCAAGCCCTGTCTCGGTGAAGTGGTTCCCGCTCTACGACAGCGATGGCGCCAGAGACGCCGAACCGAAAATCCGTGTCGAACGCACGCCCAACGGCACGCTGGTGGAGGTTCAGCCCCAGGGTGAGATCGAGGCGGGCGAAGAGATTCTGCGCGGCTGGCTGCTCGACACCAGCGCGATCAACGCGCCGCTGGATCAGTTGATTCTGGACTGGAGCAGCGAGCACGACGGTTTTCAGCGGTTCAGCATCGAGGCCAGCGACGACCTCCAGCATTGGCAGCGCTGGGGTGAAGGTCAGGTAGCGAGGCTGTCATTCGCTGAAGAATTGGTTGAGCAGCGCGTTGTTAATCTGCCGGGGCGCAGCGCCCGGTATCTGCGTCTGCTGTGGAAATCGCCACAGTCCGCGCCCACACTGAACGCCGTGCAACTGATCAGCACGCAACCCGGCGTGCTGCCGTTGAGCTGGTCGCCGGCCATCAATGGTCGCGTCGAAAAACCCGGCGTTTATGTGTGGCAACTGCCAGTGGCCCTGCCGCTGGAACGCATGCGGATCGACATCGCGCAACCCAACAGCCTCGCGCCCGCCACGCTGTATGGGCGTCGTGACAGCAACGCATCGTGGCAACTGATCGACAACGGCCTGCTTTATCGGCTTAGCCAGAACGGTCAGGACGTTGTGCAGGACGAAATGGAGCTGCCCGGCAATATTGTGCAGCAGCTGAAACTTGAGGTCGATGACCGTGGCGGCGGCCTGGGCAAAGACGCGCCGACGCTGAGTTTTGCCGTGCGCGCGACGCAACTGGTATTTCTCGGCCGCGGCGCGCCGCCCTACAGCCTGGCCGTCGGCAACGCCACGGTGAAAAGCGCTGCGTTGCCATTGGCGACGCTGATTCCCGGTGTCAGCCCTGAGAAACTGGCAGCGCTGGGCAGCGCGTCCATGGCCTCCGTACCTGTCGCGCCGGTTGCTGCGGCAGCGCCCGTGGACGCCAGCGGCCCTGATATGAAGCGCATCGGTCTGTGGGCGGTGCTGATACTCGGCGTGATGTTCCTGGCATGGATGGCGCTCGGCACACTGCGCGGGTCTCGTAGCAAGTAA
- the hutC gene encoding histidine utilization repressor, which yields MGDSPAPLYARVKHMITQQIQNGTWPPHHRVPSESELVTQLGFSRMTINRALREMTAEGMLVRMQGVGTFVAEPKTQSALFEVHNIADEIAARGHAHTCQVIILTEEAAGSERALALDMREGQRVFHSLIVHFENDIPVQIEDRFVNALVAPDYLQQDFTQQTPYAYLSQVAPLTEGEHVVEAILAEPDECKLLQIEKGEPCLLVRRRTWSGRQPVTAARLIHPGSRHRLEGRFSK from the coding sequence ATGGGTGACAGTCCGGCGCCGCTGTACGCCAGGGTGAAGCACATGATCACCCAGCAGATTCAGAACGGCACCTGGCCGCCGCATCACCGCGTGCCGTCCGAGAGCGAACTGGTGACGCAGCTGGGCTTCAGCCGCATGACCATCAACCGCGCCCTGCGCGAGATGACCGCCGAAGGGATGTTGGTGCGCATGCAGGGCGTCGGTACATTCGTCGCCGAGCCCAAGACTCAATCCGCGCTGTTCGAGGTGCATAACATTGCCGACGAGATCGCCGCCCGCGGTCACGCCCACACCTGCCAAGTCATCATCCTCACCGAAGAAGCCGCCGGTTCCGAACGCGCGCTGGCGCTGGACATGCGTGAAGGCCAGCGGGTGTTTCATTCGCTGATCGTGCATTTCGAAAACGATATTCCCGTGCAAATCGAAGACCGTTTCGTCAACGCCCTTGTCGCGCCGGACTACCTGCAGCAGGATTTCACCCAACAGACCCCCTACGCCTACCTTTCCCAGGTCGCGCCGCTGACCGAAGGCGAGCACGTGGTTGAAGCGATTCTCGCCGAGCCCGACGAGTGCAAGTTGCTGCAGATCGAAAAAGGCGAGCCGTGCCTGCTGGTGCGTCGGCGCACCTGGTCGGGCCGTCAACCTGTGACTGCAGCCCGCCTGATCCACCCTGGCTCACGCCACCGCCTGGAAGGACGCTTCAGCAAATGA
- the hutU gene encoding urocanate hydratase — MTTDHNTPAQQWTKRRDVEIRAARGTQLTAKSWMTEAPLRMLMNNLDPEVAENPNELVVYGGIGRAARNWECYDKIVESLTHLNDDETLLVQSGKPVGVFKTHSNAPRVLIANSNLVPHWASWEHFNELDAKGLAMYGQMTAGSWIYIGSQGIVQGTYETFVEAGRQHYDGNLKGRWVLTAGLGGMGGAQPLAAGMAGACSLNIECQQSRIDFRLKTRYVDEQATDLDDALARIAKYTAEGKAISIALCGNAAEILPEMVRRGVRPDMVTDQTSAHDPLNGYLPKGWTWEQYRERAATEPAAVVKAAKQSMAEHVEAMLAFQKMGVPTFDYGNNIRQMAKEVGVAHAFDFPGFVPAYIRPLFCRGVGPFRWVALSGDPEDIYKTDAKVKELIPDDAHLHNWLDMARERISFQGLPARICWVGLGQRAKLGLAFNEMVRSGELSAPVVIGRDHLDSGSVASPNRETESMQDGSDAVSDWPLLNALLNTASGATWVSLHHGGGVGMGFSQHSGMVIVCDGTDEAAERIARVLHNDPATGVMRHADAGYQIAIDCAKEQGLNLPMING; from the coding sequence GTGACTACTGACCACAACACCCCTGCTCAGCAATGGACCAAACGCCGCGATGTGGAAATCCGCGCAGCCCGTGGCACGCAACTGACCGCCAAGAGCTGGATGACCGAGGCGCCGTTGCGGATGTTGATGAACAACCTCGATCCGGAAGTCGCCGAGAACCCGAACGAGCTGGTGGTCTACGGCGGCATCGGCCGTGCAGCGCGTAACTGGGAGTGCTACGACAAGATCGTCGAGAGCCTGACCCACCTTAACGACGACGAGACCCTGCTGGTGCAGTCCGGCAAACCGGTCGGCGTGTTCAAGACCCACAGCAACGCGCCCCGCGTGCTGATCGCCAACTCCAACCTGGTGCCGCACTGGGCGAGCTGGGAGCACTTCAACGAACTGGATGCGAAAGGCCTTGCGATGTACGGCCAGATGACCGCCGGCAGCTGGATCTACATCGGCAGCCAGGGCATCGTTCAAGGCACCTACGAAACCTTCGTCGAAGCCGGTCGCCAGCACTACGACGGCAACCTGAAAGGCCGTTGGGTACTGACCGCAGGCCTGGGCGGCATGGGCGGCGCGCAGCCACTCGCTGCCGGCATGGCGGGCGCCTGCTCGCTGAACATCGAGTGCCAGCAAAGCCGCATCGATTTCCGCCTGAAGACCCGCTACGTCGACGAGCAAGCCACGGACCTCGACGACGCCCTCGCCCGCATCGCCAAATACACCGCCGAAGGCAAGGCGATCTCCATCGCCCTGTGCGGCAACGCCGCCGAAATCCTTCCGGAAATGGTCCGTCGTGGCGTGCGCCCGGACATGGTCACCGACCAGACCAGCGCCCACGACCCGCTCAACGGCTACCTGCCAAAAGGCTGGACCTGGGAGCAGTACCGCGAGCGCGCTGCCACCGAGCCTGCTGCTGTGGTCAAGGCCGCCAAGCAGTCCATGGCCGAGCACGTCGAAGCCATGCTGGCGTTCCAGAAAATGGGCGTGCCGACGTTCGACTACGGCAACAACATCCGTCAGATGGCCAAGGAAGTGGGCGTCGCCCATGCCTTCGATTTCCCCGGTTTCGTGCCCGCCTATATTCGTCCGCTGTTCTGCCGTGGCGTGGGGCCGTTCCGCTGGGTCGCGTTGTCAGGCGACCCTGAAGACATCTACAAGACCGACGCCAAAGTCAAAGAACTGATCCCGGACGACGCGCACCTGCACAACTGGCTGGACATGGCCCGTGAGCGCATCAGCTTCCAGGGTCTGCCGGCACGTATCTGCTGGGTCGGCCTGGGTCAGCGCGCCAAGCTGGGCCTCGCGTTCAACGAAATGGTCCGCAGCGGCGAGCTGTCGGCGCCGGTGGTGATCGGTCGTGATCACCTGGACTCCGGCTCCGTCGCCAGCCCGAACCGCGAGACCGAGTCGATGCAGGACGGCTCCGACGCCGTGTCCGACTGGCCGCTGCTCAACGCCCTGCTCAACACCGCGAGCGGCGCGACCTGGGTCTCGCTGCACCACGGCGGTGGCGTCGGCATGGGCTTCTCGCAGCACTCGGGCATGGTCATCGTCTGCGACGGCACCGATGAAGCCGCCGAGCGTATCGCCCGCGTCCTGCACAACGACCCGGCCACTGGCGTGATGCGTCATGCCGATGCCGGGTATCAGATCGCGATCGACTGCGCCAAAGAGCAGGGTCTGAACCTGCCGATGATTAACGGCTAA
- a CDS encoding HutD family protein: MTQLTVLRAADYPRMPWKNGGGSTEEITRDAGEGLEGFGWRLSIADIGESRGFSMFAGYQRIITVLQGAGMTLNIDGKDSEPLLPSDPFAFSGDSAVSCTLLDGPIRDFNLIYSPARYRARLQWIDVMQPQRFFSSADVFLVFSAAEQMAANVGEYAPQLLAKHDCLQLDNAAGALLEAVLYAPRASRVCVIELSRV, from the coding sequence ATGACTCAACTGACTGTTCTGCGCGCCGCTGACTACCCGCGCATGCCCTGGAAAAACGGTGGCGGCAGCACCGAGGAAATCACCCGCGACGCCGGCGAAGGCCTGGAAGGGTTCGGCTGGCGGTTGTCGATTGCCGACATCGGCGAGTCGCGCGGCTTTTCGATGTTCGCCGGTTATCAGCGCATCATCACGGTGCTGCAAGGCGCAGGCATGACGCTGAACATCGATGGCAAGGACAGCGAGCCGCTGTTGCCGTCTGATCCGTTCGCGTTCAGCGGCGACAGCGCTGTGTCGTGCACGCTGCTCGACGGCCCGATCCGCGACTTCAACCTGATCTACTCGCCCGCCCGCTACCGCGCGCGCCTGCAATGGATCGACGTGATGCAGCCGCAGCGGTTTTTCAGCTCCGCAGACGTGTTCCTGGTGTTCAGCGCTGCGGAACAAATGGCCGCCAACGTTGGTGAATATGCGCCGCAATTACTGGCAAAACACGACTGCTTACAATTGGATAATGCCGCTGGCGCGCTGCTGGAGGCGGTGCTCTACGCCCCACGCGCCAGCCGTGTGTGCGTGATCGAGCTGTCGCGCGTCTGA
- the nhaA gene encoding Na+/H+ antiporter NhaA, with the protein MTTLNDNKESPRALAILASFLASESAGGLVLMGAALAAIIVANSPLAPSYFAALHSVWGGLSIELWINDGLMAIFFLMVGLEIKREVLAGGLATWGQRALPGFAAAGGMLVPAMIYIGVNMGNAETMSGWAIPAATDIAFALGVLSLLGKRVPTSLKVFLAALAILDDLGAVTIIALFYSTGLDMTMLGASFATLAVLVIMNRMGVQRLLPYLLLGLLLWFFVLQSGVHATLAGVALALCIPLGTRKEEARSPLLFLEEKMHYWVAFAVVPIFGFANAGVSLSGITLGNLVDPVPLGVALGLFVGKQIGVFLAAVLAIRSGLATLPEGSNWPQLYGVALLCGIGFTMSLFIGNLAFPGAAHLIDEVKVGVLLGSIASALAGVWLLRSKLAQH; encoded by the coding sequence ATGACGACGCTCAACGACAATAAAGAAAGCCCACGAGCCCTCGCCATTCTTGCCAGTTTCCTCGCATCGGAATCAGCAGGCGGCCTCGTGCTGATGGGCGCTGCACTCGCAGCAATCATCGTCGCCAACTCCCCCCTCGCCCCTTCTTATTTCGCCGCGCTGCACAGCGTGTGGGGCGGGCTGTCGATCGAGTTGTGGATCAACGACGGCTTGATGGCGATCTTCTTTCTGATGGTCGGCCTGGAAATCAAACGCGAAGTCCTGGCCGGCGGCCTTGCCACTTGGGGCCAGCGGGCGCTCCCCGGTTTTGCGGCAGCAGGGGGCATGCTGGTGCCGGCGATGATCTACATCGGCGTCAACATGGGTAATGCCGAAACCATGAGTGGCTGGGCGATCCCTGCGGCCACCGACATTGCCTTCGCCCTCGGCGTGCTGTCGTTGCTGGGCAAACGTGTGCCGACATCGCTTAAGGTGTTTCTTGCCGCGCTGGCGATTCTCGATGACCTGGGCGCCGTCACCATCATTGCGCTCTTCTACAGCACCGGCCTGGACATGACGATGCTGGGCGCCTCGTTCGCGACGCTGGCCGTGCTGGTGATCATGAACCGCATGGGCGTGCAGCGATTGCTGCCGTACCTGTTGCTCGGCCTGCTGCTGTGGTTCTTCGTGCTGCAATCAGGCGTGCACGCGACGTTGGCCGGTGTGGCGCTGGCGCTGTGCATTCCGCTGGGCACGCGCAAGGAAGAAGCCCGCTCGCCGCTGCTGTTTCTTGAAGAGAAAATGCACTACTGGGTGGCGTTCGCGGTGGTACCGATTTTCGGCTTCGCCAACGCGGGCGTCTCACTGTCGGGCATCACCCTGGGCAACCTGGTCGACCCGGTGCCGCTGGGCGTGGCGCTGGGCTTGTTTGTCGGCAAGCAGATCGGTGTGTTTCTCGCAGCGGTGCTGGCAATCCGATCCGGGCTGGCGACACTGCCGGAAGGCAGCAACTGGCCGCAGCTGTATGGCGTCGCCCTGCTCTGCGGGATCGGGTTCACCATGAGCCTGTTCATCGGCAACCTGGCCTTTCCGGGCGCAGCGCATCTGATCGATGAAGTGAAAGTGGGCGTGTTGCTGGGCTCGATCGCCTCGGCGCTGGCCGGGGTATGGCTGTTGCGCAGCAAGCTGGCTCAGCACTGA
- a CDS encoding ABC transporter permease, whose amino-acid sequence MFPESFTFSIADWVNDWVDKLVTNYGDVFRHISDTLLWAIVKLEGLLRVAPWWLLLAIVGLIAWHATRKITTTVVIIGLLFLVGAVGLWDKLMQTLALMLVATLISVIIGIPLGILSARSNRLRSILMPLLDIMQTMPSFVYLIPVLMLFGLGKVPAIFATVIYAAPPLIRLTDLGIRQVDGEVMEAINAFGANRWQQLFGVQLPLALPSIMAGINQTTMMALSMVVIASMIGARGLGEDVLVGIQTLNVGRGLEAGLAIVILAVVIDRITQAYGRPRHEANK is encoded by the coding sequence ATGTTCCCCGAAAGCTTCACGTTCTCCATCGCCGACTGGGTCAATGACTGGGTCGACAAGCTGGTCACCAATTACGGCGACGTGTTCAGGCACATTTCCGACACGCTGCTGTGGGCCATCGTCAAGCTCGAAGGCCTGCTGCGCGTTGCGCCGTGGTGGCTGCTGCTGGCCATCGTCGGGCTGATCGCCTGGCACGCGACCCGCAAGATCACCACCACGGTGGTCATCATCGGCCTGCTGTTCCTGGTCGGTGCGGTAGGCCTGTGGGACAAGCTGATGCAGACCCTGGCGCTGATGCTGGTCGCCACGCTGATCTCGGTGATCATCGGCATACCGCTCGGCATTCTGTCAGCGCGCAGCAATCGCCTGCGCTCGATACTGATGCCGCTGCTGGACATCATGCAGACCATGCCCAGCTTCGTGTACCTGATTCCGGTGCTGATGCTGTTTGGTCTGGGCAAAGTCCCAGCGATCTTCGCCACGGTCATCTACGCCGCGCCGCCGCTGATTCGCCTGACCGATCTGGGCATTCGTCAGGTCGATGGCGAGGTCATGGAAGCGATCAACGCGTTCGGCGCCAACCGCTGGCAGCAACTGTTTGGCGTGCAACTGCCGCTGGCGCTGCCGAGCATCATGGCCGGGATCAACCAGACCACGATGATGGCGCTGTCCATGGTGGTGATCGCCTCGATGATCGGTGCGCGCGGGCTGGGCGAGGACGTGCTGGTCGGCATCCAGACCCTCAACGTCGGACGCGGCCTGGAAGCGGGTCTGGCCATCGTCATTCTGGCGGTCGTGATCGACCGTATTACGCAGGCCTACGGCCGTCCACGGCATGAGGCGAATAAATGA
- a CDS encoding formimidoylglutamate deiminase produces MSVFFAERALLPTGWASNVRFEVSADGLLSQVQADAERGDAEVLNGPVVPGMPNLHSHAFQRAMAGLAEVAGNPNDSFWTWRDLMYRLVGQISPQQLGVIARQLYIEMLKGGFTSVAEFHYVHQDTTGKPYADPAELALQVSQAASSVGIGMTLLPVLYSHSGFGGLAPNEGQRRFINSTDSYLDLQSRLKPVIAAQPAQALGLCFHSLRAVTPQQISDVTAASDPHCPIHIHIAEQQKEVDDCLSWSGRRPLQWLYENVDVDARWCLVHATHAQPDEVALMAKSRAIAGLCLTTEANLGDGIFPAVDYIAQGGRWGIGSDSHVSLSVVEELRWLEYGQRLRDQRRNRLYRPDQPMVGRTLYDAALVGGAQAMGQPVGALEVGKRADWLVLDGNDPYLATAAGDAILNRWLFAGSDRQIKDVMVNGRWVIRDGHHADEGQSSRAFAQVLRELLG; encoded by the coding sequence ATGTCCGTTTTCTTTGCCGAACGCGCGTTATTGCCCACCGGCTGGGCCAGTAACGTACGTTTCGAGGTCAGCGCTGATGGCCTGCTGAGCCAGGTTCAGGCCGACGCCGAACGCGGTGACGCCGAGGTGCTCAACGGCCCGGTCGTGCCGGGCATGCCCAATCTGCACTCCCACGCCTTTCAGCGCGCCATGGCCGGTCTGGCAGAAGTGGCCGGCAATCCCAATGACAGTTTCTGGACCTGGCGCGACCTGATGTATCGCCTCGTCGGGCAGATCAGTCCGCAGCAGCTCGGCGTCATCGCACGGCAGCTGTACATCGAGATGCTCAAGGGCGGCTTTACCTCGGTTGCGGAATTCCACTACGTCCATCAGGACACCACCGGCAAGCCCTACGCCGACCCTGCCGAGCTGGCGCTGCAGGTCAGTCAGGCGGCGAGTTCGGTCGGCATCGGCATGACCTTGCTGCCGGTGCTCTACAGCCACTCCGGTTTTGGCGGCCTGGCCCCGAACGAGGGGCAGCGCCGGTTCATCAACAGCACCGACAGTTACCTGGATTTGCAGTCCCGTCTGAAGCCCGTTATTGCCGCGCAACCTGCCCAGGCGCTGGGGCTTTGCTTTCATTCGCTGCGCGCCGTGACGCCGCAGCAGATCAGCGATGTAACGGCCGCCAGCGACCCCCATTGCCCGATCCACATCCATATCGCCGAGCAGCAAAAGGAAGTCGACGATTGCCTGAGCTGGAGCGGTCGCCGGCCGTTGCAGTGGCTGTACGAGAACGTCGACGTCGACGCGCGCTGGTGCCTGGTTCATGCGACCCATGCTCAGCCGGACGAAGTGGCCTTGATGGCGAAAAGTCGTGCGATCGCCGGACTGTGCCTGACCACCGAAGCGAACCTGGGTGACGGGATTTTTCCGGCAGTGGATTACATCGCACAGGGCGGGCGCTGGGGCATCGGCTCTGACAGTCATGTGTCGCTAAGCGTGGTCGAGGAGTTGCGTTGGCTGGAATACGGTCAGCGTCTGCGCGATCAGCGTCGTAACCGCCTGTACCGACCTGATCAACCGATGGTCGGGCGCACGCTGTACGACGCGGCGCTGGTCGGCGGCGCCCAGGCGATGGGGCAGCCGGTGGGCGCGCTAGAAGTGGGCAAGCGGGCGGACTGGCTGGTGCTGGACGGCAACGATCCGTATCTGGCAACCGCAGCCGGTGATGCCATTCTCAATCGCTGGCTGTTCGCCGGGAGTGATCGTCAGATCAAGGATGTGATGGTCAATGGCCGCTGGGTGATCCGCGACGGCCACCATGCCGATGAAGGGCAGAGCAGCCGCGCGTTTGCTCAGGTGTTGCGGGAGTTGCTGGGCTGA
- the bamE gene encoding outer membrane protein assembly factor BamE domain-containing protein produces the protein MSLRSLAVLSFCVLLAACSKVTQENYSKISAGMAKAQVEQLLGSPTECSGALGMSSCTWGDAKTFISVQYAADKVVLFSGQGLK, from the coding sequence ATGTCTTTGCGCTCTCTCGCGGTGTTGTCGTTCTGCGTATTGCTGGCGGCCTGCAGCAAGGTCACTCAGGAAAATTACTCGAAAATTTCGGCCGGCATGGCGAAGGCGCAGGTTGAGCAACTGCTTGGCAGCCCGACCGAATGCTCCGGCGCGCTGGGGATGTCCAGCTGCACGTGGGGCGATGCGAAGACGTTCATCAGCGTCCAGTACGCCGCCGACAAGGTCGTGCTGTTTTCCGGACAGGGCCTTAAATGA
- a CDS encoding ABC transporter substrate-binding protein, which produces MNTKKALLSTLLTAGVLASGASQAAGWCESGKPVKFAGLNWESAMLLTDVLQVVLNKGYGCEVDSLPGNSITMENALSTNDIQVFAEEWVGRSEVWNKAAAAGKVVGVGSPVKGAVEGWYVPRYVIEGDAKRKLEAKAPDLKSIADLGKYSALFKDAEEPEKGRFYNCPAGWTCELENSEMLKSYGLESKYTNFRPGTGPALDAAILSSYKRGEPILAYYWSPTPLMGQVDMVRLEEKDGVNKAIDIKVGLSKAFHEQAPELVSVMEKVNIPIDLLNQNLARMTKERIESPKLAKIFLKEHPEVWHQWVSEDAAKKVDASL; this is translated from the coding sequence ATGAACACGAAAAAGGCCCTGCTATCCACGTTGCTCACCGCCGGCGTGCTCGCCAGTGGCGCCAGTCAGGCTGCGGGATGGTGCGAGTCCGGCAAGCCGGTGAAATTCGCCGGTCTGAACTGGGAAAGCGCAATGCTGCTGACCGACGTGCTGCAAGTTGTGCTGAACAAGGGCTATGGCTGCGAAGTGGACAGCCTGCCGGGCAACTCCATCACCATGGAAAACGCCCTGAGCACCAACGATATTCAAGTGTTTGCCGAAGAATGGGTCGGCCGTAGCGAGGTTTGGAACAAGGCTGCAGCCGCCGGCAAAGTGGTCGGCGTCGGTTCGCCGGTGAAGGGTGCGGTGGAAGGCTGGTACGTGCCGCGTTACGTGATCGAAGGCGACGCCAAGCGCAAGCTGGAAGCCAAGGCACCGGACCTGAAGTCCATCGCCGATCTGGGCAAATACTCAGCCCTGTTCAAGGACGCCGAAGAGCCGGAGAAAGGCCGTTTCTATAACTGCCCGGCCGGCTGGACCTGCGAGCTGGAAAACAGCGAGATGCTGAAAAGCTACGGCCTGGAAAGCAAGTACACCAACTTCCGCCCTGGCACCGGCCCGGCGCTGGATGCGGCGATTCTGTCCAGCTACAAGCGTGGCGAGCCGATTCTGGCCTACTACTGGTCGCCGACGCCGCTGATGGGCCAGGTAGACATGGTGCGTCTGGAAGAGAAAGACGGCGTCAACAAGGCCATCGACATCAAGGTCGGCCTGTCCAAGGCGTTCCACGAACAGGCGCCAGAACTGGTGTCGGTGATGGAGAAGGTCAACATCCCGATCGACCTGCTCAACCAGAATCTGGCCCGCATGACCAAAGAGCGCATCGAGTCGCCGAAACTGGCGAAGATCTTCCTCAAGGAGCACCCGGAAGTGTGGCATCAGTGGGTGAGCGAGGATGCGGCGAAGAAGGTGGATGCCTCGTTGTAA
- a CDS encoding lipocalin family protein has product MAPKTVDHVDLKRYQGTWYEVARLPMFFQRNCAQSEAHYTLKDDGNIAVTNRCRTIEGKWEEATGTASPQIQGKTDKLWVVFDNWFSNLFPGVAKGDYWVLYVSPDYKVALVGSPSRKFLWLLSRTPQVPDSVRNDMLMKAQQQGYDTTKLIWRVADSKVGKAKD; this is encoded by the coding sequence ATGGCGCCGAAGACGGTTGATCATGTCGATCTCAAGCGCTATCAGGGCACGTGGTACGAAGTAGCGCGCTTGCCGATGTTCTTCCAGCGCAACTGCGCGCAGTCCGAAGCGCACTACACGCTGAAGGATGACGGCAACATTGCTGTCACCAACCGCTGCCGCACGATCGAGGGCAAGTGGGAGGAGGCAACCGGGACGGCTTCACCGCAGATTCAGGGCAAGACCGACAAGCTGTGGGTCGTGTTCGATAACTGGTTCTCGAACCTCTTCCCGGGTGTGGCGAAGGGTGATTATTGGGTGCTGTACGTGAGCCCCGACTACAAAGTCGCTCTGGTCGGCAGCCCGAGCCGCAAGTTCCTGTGGCTGTTGTCGCGCACGCCTCAAGTTCCGGACTCAGTGCGTAACGACATGCTGATGAAAGCGCAGCAACAGGGTTACGACACCACCAAGCTGATCTGGCGGGTGGCGGACTCAAAGGTGGGCAAGGCAAAGGACTGA
- a CDS encoding class 1 fructose-bisphosphatase: protein MSRVTLSRYLIEQTRTNNTPADLRFLIEVVARACKEISHAVSKGALGGVLGSMGTENVQGEVQKKLDVMSNEILLEANEWGGHLAGMASEEMDNAYQIPGKYPKGAYLLVFDPLDGSSNIDINAPVGTIFSVLRCPNEYLSQNEALNEKAFLQPGTQQVAAGYAIYGPQTMLVLTLGDGVKGFTLDREMGSFVLSHEDIQIPESTQEFAVNMSNQRHWEAPVKRYVEELLAGEDGPLEKNYNMRWVAAMVGDVHRILTRGGLFMYPRDSREPSKPGKLRLMYEANPMSFLVEQAGGASTDGHQRILDIQPEGLHQRVAVFLGSKEEVERVTAYHKE, encoded by the coding sequence ATGTCCCGCGTTACCTTGAGTCGTTATCTGATCGAGCAGACCCGCACCAACAACACCCCTGCCGATCTGCGCTTTCTGATTGAAGTGGTGGCGCGTGCGTGCAAGGAGATCAGCCACGCGGTATCCAAAGGCGCCCTTGGCGGCGTGCTCGGCAGCATGGGCACTGAAAACGTGCAGGGTGAAGTGCAGAAGAAACTGGACGTGATGTCCAACGAGATTCTGCTCGAAGCCAACGAGTGGGGCGGTCACCTGGCCGGCATGGCGTCCGAAGAAATGGACAACGCCTATCAGATCCCCGGCAAATACCCAAAAGGCGCCTACCTGCTGGTGTTCGACCCACTGGACGGTTCGTCCAACATCGACATCAACGCGCCGGTCGGCACGATCTTCTCGGTGCTGCGTTGCCCGAATGAGTACCTGAGCCAGAACGAAGCGCTGAACGAGAAGGCGTTTCTGCAGCCAGGCACCCAGCAGGTCGCCGCCGGTTACGCCATCTACGGCCCGCAGACCATGCTGGTGCTGACCCTGGGTGACGGCGTCAAAGGCTTCACCCTGGACCGCGAGATGGGCAGCTTCGTCCTCAGCCACGAAGACATCCAGATTCCGGAGTCCACTCAGGAATTCGCGGTCAACATGTCCAATCAGCGTCACTGGGAAGCCCCGGTCAAGCGCTACGTCGAAGAGCTGCTGGCGGGCGAAGACGGCCCGCTGGAGAAGAACTACAACATGCGCTGGGTCGCGGCGATGGTGGGCGACGTCCACCGCATCCTGACCCGCGGCGGTCTGTTCATGTATCCGCGAGATTCCCGCGAGCCTTCCAAGCCGGGCAAGCTGCGCCTGATGTACGAAGCCAACCCGATGTCGTTCCTGGTTGAACAAGCCGGTGGCGCGTCGACCGACGGCCATCAGCGCATCCTCGACATCCAGCCCGAAGGCCTGCACCAGCGCGTCGCTGTGTTCCTCGGTTCGAAAGAGGAAGTGGAACGTGTGACGGCGTATCACAAGGAATAA